A region of the Variovorax sp. 54 genome:
CTGGTTCGTTGCGGGGCTCCACAGCCGGGTGAAGAACGCGATCAGGCTTTGCATGAAGCCCGGGTCGGCCTCGTCGCCCTGGCTCGGCGGGTACAGCGGCTCGGTCTTGAACACGCGCTGCCCCGTCGATCATCCGGAAGATTTTCGGGTGATGATGAACAAGGCCCAGCGGGGAAGGCTGGGTTGCCGCCCCCGGGAGATCGAGCGCCGCTGTTTGATGGCGCTACGCCTAAGACGAAGAGTCGATTAGCGCAGCAAGGCGGCGAAGCTCAGAAATGAGATATGGCACGTCTTGGCGTGCGTTGGCCATGAAATCGATGTCGGCATCAGACGCACCGTCAAGATCAATGCCACCACTTGCCCTGGATATGCAACTCGACCCACTTGAGTGGTCACGGCCCTCGATCATTCCTTTCCATGGTCCAGGTGCAGCAGCAGCCGCCCGCGCCCGAATTTCTGAAATTCGTTGCTCGTCGAGAAGATCTTTTTTCATTGGGGGAGGCCTATCGATTTGGATTCGGAACCACTGGTGTAAACAATCTTTCAGCCTGCGCTGGGGTGATGCCACACATCAAGCAATGGTCAGGATTTTTCGGGGTTGGGGCGGGCACCACATCGCCCCCCAATCGGCGAACATCTCCGACAGTCGTCACGCCCATCTTGGGGTTTGGAATCCCTGTTGAGAGCTCTTGAACGGACTTGCCAGCTGCGGAATTTACGCTTGCCCCGCACATCTTTCCCGCCGAATCAATAGTTACTCCGGATCCACCGGCAAATCGATCTGCGGTGCAAAGTCCCCCGCGGCAGACATATGCCGAATTAGGTAAAGGTGGATTGATCGTGCCTCTACCAGCTCCAGCGGTAGATGTTCCAGGTGTCGCCAAACGGGCTGCTGCTGCACCCGCTTGAGAGCCTCTCATTGCCTCTGCGATGCTGGATACGATCCCGCCCGACCCAGCTCCCCCCCCAGGAATAGGAACTCTCGGGGTCGAGCGGGGAGGTCCGCCTGCCAATCCCTCAGGATCAACGTAGCTCAGTGGATCTCCGTCCACATAGCCAAACCGATTCCATCCTCCGTCAAGCCCGATAGGATCGCCCTGGGTATAGCGACCGATTGTCGGGACATAGGTTCTGTACCCGTTGTAGAACAACCCCGATTCCTCATCCGCATACTGTCCCGGATACCTCAGGTTGAACTTCACCTCCGACACGCCCGTGGTGCCCGGATTCGGCGTCACATCCAAGTCGGCGAACCGGTTCCTCGCCGTCGTCGGCTTGTCTTCCCCGAACGCGCTGTAGCCCCACTGCCAGACCGCTTGCCCGCTCACATCGGTGAGCTTGCGCGGCGTGTTCAGGTGGTCGCTGTGCACGGCGTAGGTGGCGCCGTTGATCACCGCCGCGATCGGCATCGGGCCGTTGGCCGTCGGCAGGTAGATGTACTGCGTCTGCCCGCCGCTGTTGGTGCCTCCGCTGCCCACTTCGGCGATCAACGTGCCCTGCTCGTCGTAGACATACGTGTAGCCCTGTTGCTCGGCCTGGTTCGTCGCGGGGCTCCACAGCCGGGTGAAGAAGGCGATCAGGCTTTGCATGAAGCCCGGGTCGGCCTCGTCGCCCTGGCTCGGCGGGTACAGCGGCTCGGTCTTGAACACGCGCTGGCCCAGCGCGTTGTGCGCGTAGCGCGTGGTCGGGCTGATGTCGGTGGCGCCGGTGGTGGCGGCGGCCAGTCGGCCTTCGGCGTCGTAGGCGTAGCTGCGCAGGCCGTCGGTCACGAGGTCGCCGTTGGCGTTGTAGCCGTAGGTGACGCTGGTGTTGCTCGCGCCGTTGATGGTTTGCGCAAAGCCCGTCAGACGGTTGCTTGCGGCGCCCACGGTGTAGGTGCGCTGGGTGCTCTGGCCGCCGAGCACGCGCGTGCTGCTCGCGCGGTTGCCGTTGGCGTCGTAGCCGAAGCTGGCGGTGTTGCTCGTGGCGTCGAAGCCGGTGATGCGACCGACCGGGCTGTAACCGACGCTCCAGGTGACGTTGCCGTTCGCGACGGTGGTGTGCATCGGGTCGGCGTCGCCGGGGCGGTACAGGTTCTGCGTGAGGCCGGTGATGCGGCCCGCGGCGGCGTACACGTAGCTGCTGAACTCGGTGCCGGTGAGCCGGCCCGCGGTGTCGTACACGCGGCTGGCGGCAACGGACGCGGGTGGTGCGGCGGCAAAGGCCCATTGCCACGCGGTGGGCTGGCCGAGCGGGTTCCATGCGATGCCGGTGACGAGCGGGCTGCCGTTCCAGTTCAGGCCCGCGAGGCGACCGGTGGCGTCGTACTGGTGGGCGAGCGTGGCGCCGTTGGGGTAGCCGATGCTGGCCAGCGTGCCGTTGGCGTTGTAGCCGTAGCTCACCTGCTGCACACCACCGTTTGCGAGCGTCTGCTTCTTGAGCGTGACGCGCCCGAAAGCGTCGCGGGTGTACTCGGTGGTGCCGCTGCGGTCGATGACTTCCGAGAGGTAACCCTTGCTGGTGGCCGTGAGGTCGTAGCGCAGCGTGGTCGTCTTGCCGTCGGCGAAGACGAGGCTGGTCGGCCGGCCGAGCAGGTCGCGCGCGATGGTGGTGGCCTGCCCCATGGCGTCGGTGATCTGGCTGGGCAGGCCGAGGCTGTCGTACTGGGTGCTGGCGCCGCCCGTGTCGGCGCTGGTCTCGGCTGTGGCGTTGCCCTGTGCGTCGCGGGTGTAGCCGGTGACCACGCCCTTGAAGTCTTTTGCCTCGGTAACGGCGTCGAGGGCGTTGTACTTCAGCGTGGCCGTGGCATTGGCCGCGTCGGTCACCGCCTTGACGCGGCGCAGGCTGTCGAGGCCGTACTGGGTGCTCTGGTTGAGGCCGTTGGTGGTGCGGGTCAGCTCGCCGTTGGCGTCGTAGCCGAAGGTGTTGGCCTGATTGGGGCCTTCGGTGGAAGCCGAGAGGCGGTTGATGTTGTTGACCGTGCGCGCCACGCTCCAGGCCACGTTGCCCGCGCTGTCCTTGATCTGTTCGGCAGTGCGGTTGCCCATACCGTCGAGCGTGTAGCTGCCGCTCTCTCCGCGGTTGCTGCTCCAGCCCGTGAGGCGGTGAGCGGCGTCGTAGGTGTAGGTGAGTACGAGGCCGCTGGGCAGCGTCACCGATTCGACGGTGCCGAAGGGCTTGTAGGTCAGCGTGGTGGTCTGCGCGCCAGCAAGGCCCGCGCCGACGGTCTGGGTCAGCAGGCGGTCGCGCAGGTCGTAGGTGTAGGTGGTGACGAGGCCGTTGGGGGCGGTGGTGCTGGCTACGCGGTTGGCGTTGTCGTAGGTGGAGGTGGTGACGTGGCCCAGCGCGTTGGTCGA
Encoded here:
- a CDS encoding RHS repeat-associated core domain-containing protein produces the protein MRGVSVSLRPLTMWKTASGWLLHHFPSFLVSIVLGFAQVFCISPAFAFFDADITFVYRLYHGGPSSTTYSTAEEACPDATAYFGAIFAPIPVTYNFFDGNNCVMTVQRTAAEGGPWLWRAMVYATSITCPSNSTVFGAQCICNNGLAEQGKSCSAPEPANMCVDGLRGGNPIFPGSAEKYRSEPDWVDAGPGALSFSRTYRSNWARDATRASNALGQTWSHNYAIALIATPATAPVSVAITNGEGYARTFSKAPGAVAWYANNSTDTLVQQVSGAWTYRRAEDDATLSFDGVGKLQVEVLRNGWATAYSYNGSGQLASVVNGFGRTLAFAYNGAGQLASVTTPDARIIAYAYDGTRRLSSVLYPDGKSRSFVYENASFQQGLTGIIDESEARWGTFAYDSNGRAISTQLAGAVASYQVSYPSTRSATVIDPLGTSRSYSYDTTMGKLAVTSGSLPSGEGKSDAANRVQDGYGLVTSQTDFNGATTATTWDTVRKLPITVRRSAGTPDARTTTTQWHPTFSLPALITEPGRTTAYTYDTVGNTLSKTVTDTATNKAQLWQWTYNAQQLVATATEPNGAVTSYTYDTRGNALTSTNALGHVTTSTYDNANRVASTTAPNGLVTTYTYDLRDRLLTQTVGAGLAGAQTTTLTYKPFGTVESVTLPSGLVLTYTYDAAHRLTGWSSNRGESGSYTLDGMGNRTAEQIKDSAGNVAWSVARTVNNINRLSASTEGPNQANTFGYDANGELTRTTNGLNQSTQYGLDSLRRVKAVTDAANATATLKYNALDAVTEAKDFKGVVTGYTRDAQGNATAETSADTGGASTQYDSLGLPSQITDAMGQATTIARDLLGRPTSLVFADGKTTTLRYDLTATSKGYLSEVIDRSGTTEYTRDAFGRVTLKKQTLANGGVQQVSYGYNANGTLASIGYPNGATLAHQYDATGRLAGLNWNGSPLVTGIAWNPLGQPTAWQWAFAAAPPASVAASRVYDTAGRLTGTEFSSYVYAAAGRITGLTQNLYRPGDADPMHTTVANGNVTWSVGYSPVGRITGFDATSNTASFGYDANGNRASSTRVLGGQSTQRTYTVGAASNRLTGFAQTINGASNTSVTYGYNANGDLVTDGLRSYAYDAEGRLAAATTGATDISPTTRYAHNALGQRVFKTEPLYPPSQGDEADPGFMQSLIAFFTRLWSPATNQAEQQGYTYVYDEQGTLIAEVGSGGTNSGGQTQYIYLPTANGPMPIAAVINGATYAVHSDHLNTPRKLTDVSGQAVWQWGYSAFGEDKPTTARNRFADLDVTPNPGTTGVSEVKFNLRYPGQYADEESGLFYNGYRTYVPTIGRYTQGDPIGLDGGWNRFGYVDGDPLSYVDPEGLAGGPPRSTPRVPIPGGGAGSGGIVSSIAEAMRGSQAGAAAARLATPGTSTAGAGRGTINPPLPNSAYVCRGGLCTADRFAGGSGVTIDSAGKMCGASVNSAAGKSVQELSTGIPNPKMGVTTVGDVRRLGGDVVPAPTPKNPDHCLMCGITPAQAERLFTPVVPNPNR